One part of the Quercus lobata isolate SW786 chromosome 7, ValleyOak3.0 Primary Assembly, whole genome shotgun sequence genome encodes these proteins:
- the LOC115951872 gene encoding glutamate--cysteine ligase, chloroplastic-like: MSCRDSLNIMKDFRMVPKTGLNTPFQGGLLKDVAESVIKWAKDGLERRGIGELMYLNELAEDVTTGVTPAEKLVQMYNEKWEKNVDPVFEELRY, encoded by the exons ATGAGTTGTCGGGATTCACTCAACATCATGAAAGATTTTCGTATG gttcCTAAGACAGGTCTAAACACACCATTTCAAGGTGGCTTGTTAAAGGATGTAGCTGAAAGTGTTATAAAGTGGGCGAAG GATGGCTTGGAAAGGAGAGGCATTGGGGAATTAATGTACTTGAATGAGCTAGCAGAGGATGTTACAACAG GTGTGACACCAGCTGAGAAGCTTGTGCAGATGTATAAtgaaaagtgggaaaaaaatgtTGATCCTGTGTTTGAGGAGCTACGCTACTAA